The DNA window ctaaatacaGTTAAAAATCCAGGGCTTCATTTGCACGAGCACATTTCAAGCGATCAATAGCATCCTGTGGCAGAGACTACTGTGATGGACAACCCGGATTATAGAAAGAAAGTTCCAGTAGATAGCATTCTAGCGTGTTACCAGGCTCCAGACAGACAGTGTAGCACGGTGGTTAGGGGCTCAGACTTTGGGTCCTGCTCTGTCTAGTGAATCCCAGCTGGGACAGTTGCTTGGAGAAGTAATGtgaactctctgtgcctcattttcctagTCCAACAAATGCTGATGGTGACAGTATCCGTGTCAAGGCCTTGTTATGAGGACTACACGAACCGCTAACCAACTATCTCAGCAGAGTCTGGCACGCAGGAAGCACTCCTGGCAGTGGTTGTTGTCACTCTCGTTTACTTCAACGCTCATCTTGTGGCAGAGGGAATTGAGGCCCAAACTGTGGGGGTCAGACCCAGGCTCTGACTCCCGACCTGGTACCCCCCACGCCTCTGTCCATAGTCGCTCCCACCACTCCTGGGGGATACATCGGAGCGGCCTCGTTTTGCTGTTGAAACATttctgagaggggcacctgggtggctcagtcggtttagcggccgacttcggctcaggtcacgatctcacggtccgtgagttcgagccccgcgtcgggctctgtgctgactgctcagagcctggagcccgtttcagattctgtgtctccctctctctgaccctcccccgttcatgctctgtctctctctgtctcaaaaataaataaaccttaaaaaaaaaatcatttaaaaaaaaaaaagaaacatttctgagAATGTGTTCCTTGAAGacaggacctcagtgagacccttccTCCGGCTCTGACTGCCCCAGACACAGTGAGGGAGTATCTGCTGAGCCAGAGACCCTCTGGGCTGCAAAGTAGCCCATCTCCTGCCATGAGGCTTGGATGGGGTCTGCAGGGAcctccccccggccccgccaGCTGACACGGGGTCTGAGTGGTCTTCgtaccccagggcctggcacttagCAGGCATTCAGTGCATGTTTACTGAATTGAATTGTATTGCACACAGCAGGAGGGTAGAAGAGGAGCCGGACGGAAGActcagggcaggaggagagggcagCAAGCTTTTCCTAGGTACCTACTGCGCTCCGCGGCCCGTGCTAGGTTTCTCACGAGCCCGAGACGGGTATTGTTTTAGAGATAAACagctgaagctcagaaaagttGAATGACTCGCGTCCTCGTCATGGCATATGGTTTTCATACATAACTCTTCTAAGGTGCGCGTCTTATTCTCTCACAggtgaggaaaactgaggctccaggaagTGTGGCAAATCGACCCACAGTTGTGTGGATGGTGGAGCAGAGACTTACACCTAGCCCTCTGCCACATGCAAGAGGGAGCAGAGGGGCCCTGAGGGTGGGGACCAGGGCAGCAGTCCAACATCTGCCTGGAAAGACttttggatggggggggggagcgctGATCTCTGATGGATTGGAGGTGATGTACCCTGGCTGGGGGTGAGCCGCCGGTGGGGCCGTCCTCGCTGAAGCCTGTCTGTCCCTCCAGCCACTGCGAGCAGCCCAGCCACCTTACCTTCCCCGTTAGACTCCATCCTGGAGGCGGTGTTGACTGTGTCTCCGAAGAGGCAGTAGCGAGGCATCTTCAGCCCTACCACGCCGGCGCACACGGgtcctggagggggtggggaggggtattCCATGAGAGTCAAGCGGTGGACCCGAGGCCCCTGGGaatccaggtgtgtgtgtgtgtgtgtgtgtgtgtgtgtgtctgttcatctgtctccctcacctGTGTGGACACCGATTCGCAAGCGCAGCTCCTCCTGGGGCCGGTGGCGGATGCGGAAGGAGCGCACAGCATCCAGAAGCGCCAGGGCCATGCGGGCCACCTCGCGGGCGTGCAGCAGCCCATTCCGCACGGGGAGCCCCGACACGACCATGTAGGCATCGCCAATGGTCTCCACCTGCCGGGCCCACCAGAGGATGCAGGGCATAAACACCGGAAATTTCTCCTCCCTGTGCCGCCCCACATGTGTTTGGTAACCTCATCTGTGGCGTCCTTTCCCTGCCTGTCCCTGGGTCTCCGGGTAACAGTCTCTGCCCATGTCCCATGGTCTCCTCTCCTGAGGCTCTATGTCATTCTGCCCGTCACCCTTCTCTGACCCTGCCCATCACCATCTTTCTGTCCCCTTccatccctgctcccaccctcaCCTTGTACACATCGAAGTTGTCTATGACGGCATCAAAGCAGGTGTACAGATCATTGAGCAGGGTCACCAcctggaagggaagagaagccaAGACGGGTATGGAGTCAGGGAGCCCATCTGGGCTCAAGTGGGAAAAATGGGACCGGAAGGCAGTCCTGATGGGACAGAAAGGCTGGCCAAGCACAGCCTGCCTGGCCCTCACCTGTGGCCGTGCCGCACTGACCTGCATAGGCGTGCTCTCTGCCGACAGGGCCGTGAAGCCCACAATGTCGCTGAAGTAGATGGTCACACTGTCGAAGGCTTCAGCCTGGACCGTCTCCCCACGCTTGAGCTGCTCAGCCACTGAGCTGTGGGGTCAGGGGCAGGTATAGGATAAGCgcaggaggtggggctgggacaGGGTGGCAGACGGTCACCACACGTGGGCACTCACTGGGGCAGAATCTGGTAGAGCAGGGCCTCGGCCTTGCGCTTCTCCTCCAGGTAGGCCTGGGTCCTGTCCTCCACCAGCTCCTCCAGGTTGTTGGCATACTGCTCCATGCGGGACAGCAAGTTGTCCAGGATGTTGCTGCTGTGCTCCCTGAGGCCccgggagcagggcagaggcggTGAGAGAGCTGCCCAGAgcgccctccccagctcaccagACCCAGGCTGCCATGTCAGCCCCGGTGCAGGGCAGTGGAGAAGGCCAGGCCTGGGGAGCGTGGCAGGGTGGGCGTGGCAGGGGAAAGGGTAGGAAGAAAGTTCCATTCATGTCTGAGACCCCAGAGTCCGGAAGCTCCAGAGATACTGGCTACTTCGTTCATCTTTGTTGAACAGAAGCAAGTTAGAAGCAGGTGAACAGGGATCAATTGAGGACAGGGTGTGGGCACACGGGCTGgcagaggggtgtgggggggggtctAGTGGGGCACAGTGCAACAGATGGCCCCCGGGACTGGGTTGGAGGACAAGAGTATGTGCTCCCCTCTGCTCTGTACCCCTGAGGAGGGGCCGGCGGGCCGCAGTGGGGTCCCTTGCCACTGCTGGGAGAAAAGACTTAAGTGTGGGGCACAGGGTAGCTGTTGGGCACGGGGGACACACAAACACCAGCAACCTGTTGAACTTGCGCAGCATCAGGCGAATCTGCTGGAAGGGGGGCCGTTCCTGCGGCTCCTCAGCCCAGCACCTCTGCATCAGCTGCCCCAGCTCCTCCAGGTGACTCTGCAGGGCCAGGGAGGGCCGGAAGGGGGGCTGCTCACCCCGAGTCACACGCTCCACGATCTCTGTGGTGAGGCAGgaggggctgagggctggggccaggccagggctAGTGAGAGACACAGGGGGGAGGTCCAGGAGCAGGCTGGGACCCCGGGGCAGGCGGGCAGGCAGACAGCGGAGTCACTAGCAGCAACAGAACCTTCCAGGAGGCAGGTGTGGTGGTGTTTGCAGGGATCCCTCACCCTGGGGCCGGGCTCAGGTGCAGCTGTGGCAGGGCTAGGGGACTCCATGGTCCTCTCACCTTTGGGGCTAAGGTCCAAACCCTCCACATGGAAGACGCCACTCCTCAGGGCAATCTCCTGAAGGATGATTCCAAAGCTGTACACGTCACCTGCCTGGGAGCCCCGGGCAGGGGGTGAGGCCATTCGCAGGAGCTCAGGGGCTGTCCACAACTTTTCTGCAGGTTAGAGGTCAGGAGTGACCGGGCGAAGGGCCCTAaagctgaggggtgggggtgtgtcggggggggcggggaacaagGTCCTAGAAGACGTGGCTGGAGCAGTGTGTGGCCATCAGGCTGAAGGCTACAAagacacagcctccagaccactGTGTCGGGCTCCCCTTTCCACTGGCGAATGAGCCAAAGCAGGAATCCAGAATGGCATGCCAAGCCCTTCAGAGGCCTGGCATCAGTTGCCCCCGCCGGGCTGTGCTTGGAGGGGGGCAGGTCTTAGGGGGCAGAGTGTGGGCTCACTGGCATAGAGGGTGTGGCCTTGCTCTGGTTCCGGGTCCCTGAAGCTCTCCAGCCCGAAGTCAGTGATCTTGAGCACGAAGCGCCCGTCCACCACACAGTTGGAAGACTTGAGGTTGCCATGAGAGCAAATGGCCCCGTTGTGCAGGAACAGCATACCCTGGAAATTTGCGGAGGCCGAGGTCTTCGGTGGAAGTGAGACCTACAACCAGGGCCAGGGGAGACGCctgcctggccccgcccccacaCATCGCATGGGGGATTCCGGGCTTACCTTGACGATGTCATTGGTAAGAGAGTATCGGAACATCCAGTCCAAGGTGATGCTCTCATTCTCCAGAATGTCCTGCTGGGCAGTAAGAGTGAGGCACGCACCCGGCAGACCCCAGGAGGGGTGCAGGGGCCCAGTCACACAAAGACTGGGCCCgggcacaaaaagacaaaaacttggATTTACTCTAGTGCCCCCCTCCCCGTTTACAGATGGGGCAGATAaagggcagaaaggaggaggTTTGCCTGGGGGTCATACGGCAGCGGGGAACAGAACCAGGGCTAGGCCCACATCTCCTGACCCCCCTCCTCTTGTCCCCTCACCTGCAAACTCCCACGGGGACAGTACTCCGTGAGGATACAGATGTTGGGGGGGTCAGTGCAGGCACCCACAAACCTGGTCAGGTGTTCGTTCTGTACATCCCGCATCTGCAGGGGGAAGCCAGCATCAGGAGCCTGGCAGAGAGTCCGGTGACACCCCTGCGGTACCTCCTCTGGCTCACTCTGCCTCCTGATCCCTCCACCCACCAGGGGCATCGAGCACAGCCCCTCAAGGAACCTCCTCTAGGCTTCCTCTACTAgtctcttctcccctctgggACCCTCTCTCTTAGCACAATACGCAGGGCCCATCCCTTTCTTAAGACACCCTGGGGTCCCCCCACCTCCTGTGTCCCTGGGACCTCTCCTAGGCCACTGCCTCGCAGCCTCACTTACATGCTTCAGTTCAAACAGCACTTTACGAGTCAGCTCGATGCGTTTACGGTTCACACGCTTCACAGCCACGAGGTTGCCCTGGGCAAGGAATGGAGGTTGCCTGGTGAGATGGCCCAGTGGTGGTGACGGCAACTGTTGACAGTGGCCCTGGGGCCCGTCCTGAACCGTTGGagggcagccctgcccaccccaaGGACCCGCAGTCTTTCCCCTGGCCCACCTTATAATAGGCCGTTTTGGCAAACACTTGGAACTGGCCCTCTGTGGTCAGCAGGGAGCCGTAATTGGAGCCTctctggagggacagagagcaggagggaccGGTCAGCCTGGGAGCCCTGCCATGGGCTCAGCTCTCCATTCTGGCTGCCTGAGCTCTGGCCTTCACTGCCCTGCCTGATCTCGCGGCCGTCCTGCTTCTCATTCCACATCATGAGATCCTTtcctcatttattattattttttttaatgtttacttttgagagagagagagagagagagagagagagagagagagagagagagtgagcgtgggagagagagaatcccaagcaggctccacattctcagcacagagcctgatgcagggcacgaaccgtgagttcgtgacctgaaccgaaatcaagagtcagaggctttgactgcgccacccaggcgcccctgcttatttttttaaaaatgtatgttcacgTCTACCGTGTTTGGTCTTTGAAAGCCTCCTGCGAAGGAGGCTCTGTGCACGTGACCGTCATCTGAGGTAGTCTCTGAGGGGAACagcacttgtccaaggtcacacagcgagaaagggcagggctgggatcgGAAGCGCGCCGGCTGCACTGCCCAGCAGGCGCTGCCCGGACCCCTGCCCGGCCCCCGCTGCCCACCCCCACGGGGGCTCCTCACCGCGCTGAGCGTCAGCCGGCTGCCTGCACTCCGGAGGTGCCTGTCGAGGCTGCTGGGCTGCACGTCCTCCCAGCGCACCCGCCACAGCTCTGAGGCCAGGTCCCTCTCGAGCTGCATCTTCCtggggcatgaacaggggagccATGTCTGAACCCCTGACCCCGGGCCTCAGAGCCCGGGGCCGCCGCGTGTGCTAAGAGACGGACGGACGGGAGGTGTGGGCCACGCTTTGCCTGCCTCCCGGGGACCTTGGGCAGCCACTTCGTGTCTCTGAGTCTCACGTCCTCACGTCCTGATTTGGGAATGGGCGACCTCGACATTTATTTCAAAGCATTGTTACGTGAACAAAAAGAAACATCGTGCGAGGAAGTGCCCTCCTTGCAGGCCTGTGTCCTTAACGTCTGCGCGGCAGGCCAGCCTCCCACCAGAAGGCAGGGTGGGGGTCCTgcacctcctctctctgctccgtGCACATCAGCCTTGCTCAAGTGACTGGGCCCAGTCCCGCAGGGTTGGAACCGCTGCTCCCCAGCAGGTGTGCCCGAGGCGAGGGTGGACCAGCCCACTGGCCTGTTCTGCTCTTCTCACAGCCTTATCCCTCTTGACCCCTCCggcccctcttctctcctccctgtgccCTTCGGCTTTTTAGCCtcatctcctcccccacctccctcggTCTggtctcctcccccacctccctcggCCTTCCGCCACCTCTCCCGCTTCCCTGCAGGTCCCTGCCACCTCATCAGCTAGTTCTCCAGGCCCCCCAGCCTCACTCCCCACCCGCCTCCAAAGCTCACCTGTATATGAAGAAGGAGACGGTCAGGATGCTGAGCAGGGAGAGGCTGCCCACCACGGCCAGAACTTCCAGCGTGGAAAAGTGGTCTGCACAAGAGTCCAAGTTGCAGCAGAAGAGACTTGGGTTAGAGAGCGGGAAGAGGAACCTTCTAATAGTCCCTCAGTGAACTAGGAAGGTgagtgaagggaagaaaaaggcagatGTCCCTCCAGAAAGCCCTGAGTGTGGGAGAGGAGCACCCATCTGACTCCTGAAGCAGGAGCCTCTCCAGATCGGAGGCCTGGAAGGCAAGAGGCAGTCACCTTGGTTGCAAGCCGGGTCCTCGTTGTCAAAGCCACATTTGGGGATGTCAGGAGGTGGGTGGCCCAGGGGCCAGCTTAGTTCGTGCCCTGGCACGGCCACCAGCTCTCGGGAGGTCCCATTGTAGTTCAGAACCACCTACGGGAGGGCAGGAGTGGCAGGAGGGCAAGGCCTGGGGCGACGCTTCCCGTCCAGTGGAGCTGCACGGCCTCCCCCGTCTCTGCTTCCCCGGCCTGTGTCTGGGCTGTCCACTGTTTACCAAGCCCCTCATACCCCGGTCACCAGAGTGGAAAAACCTGAAAACTACTCAAGGGCTTTATGAAGAAAACTCCACGTAGAACCCCGACTCGACATCAGGGAGTTTATGATCTTGGACTGAAGCACATAGGAAACAGGAAAAGGCAGTGTTCTCAGTCCACATTCGCAGGCCTAAGCCACGtacccctcctccaggaagtcttccccgAGTGATCTGCTCCTCAGCACTTGTGGCCTCAATTCCTTCCTGTTCCTGACTGAATTTAATGAGCTGTGTGGCCACCACGGGAGCCTGTCTCTGCTGGGAGAGGGGCCTGGCTGTCTTAGGAGATGTGGGACTTCCTGAAGTTAGGGCTGTGCCCCCTCCTCAGAGCTGGGGTTCCCCAAGGGTAATGCTTGTGAGTCCCTATCATTCTGGTTGCTCCCCCAGACCAGAGCTGGGTCTCTTCTACCCAAGGCTCTCCAAAAGCGAGCGAGCAAGCGTGGTGGAGTGACTACAGAGCCGACAGATgccctgggggaaggagggagggcaagACGTCCTTCCTGCTTATATGGCACTGTCTTCTGGGGGCACACCCTTACCCTGAAAGTGCCAGTCTCAGGATGCATATCCCAGAGGGAGAAGTCGGTCTCCCGATCTCCATTGCTGTCCATTTTCCAGTATCCTGTCACCCCTGGGGCATGGAGGAAGATGGCTGTGTTTTGAGGACGTGGAAGTTCAGGAGGGTACCCACCCTACCTGATCTCCACCCCCCGATCTTCTTTGCCTTGCCCTCCAAACGTATATGTAATATGTCacatataataataacaacaagaaGGACGTGTCAGCAGCAGGAATGACTGAGGTTGGGCACTTGGGAGGACTTCCTGATGGAGCGAGGCAGATGGGGCAGTCGTGGAGCTCCCTtacagaagacaggaaaggacTGGCATGGGTGAGTGACCCCCGCAGCGGCAGGCTGGAGGCTTCTCATGGCCTCCTGCTCGGGGTGCCCCAAGGTGGATTGTCCCTGCCACCTCCAGCCGCTGACCTTGGAAGCTCCGGTTCCACATCCGCTGAGTGACGGCCTCCCCATCAGTGAAGGTTCCCCCATGTGCCAGAGTCTCTGTCACTGCCTGGATGTAGAGCAGGAGCCCATCGTGGAAGGACGCTGGGATGGTGTTCATCTGCAGGAACAAGGGGGCTTGGCCGGGGTGGGATCCACGAAGGGCGCTCAGTGGGGATACCCTGGGTGGGGAGATCTGGGTGGCGCTGGGACCTTGGGAGGGGACGGGAGAAACCACCCCCCCTTCCATGGACAGAGACTTGACTACTCAAAAGACACCTCCTCGTCAACCTCCACTTCTGAATCCCTCTAGGCAGACAGAGCAGGACAcatcatcctcattttactgatgaggaccTGAGTTCCGGAGGCTGACCGACCCTTCAGTGTCCCCTTAGTTATCAGAAGGTGAGAacggtgtgggggagggggaaggggaagaaggggaggccTGGGAATACGGAGGTGGCTGAGAGAACAGGCTGGGCACCGGCAGGGCAGTGTGGAGTCCATGCTGCAGGTCCCAGGACCCCCCTTACCAGGCCATCCTCCAGGGTGAAGTTGAACTTCTCCTGGGCCAAGTGTTTTAGCTGCTGCAGGAATTGCAAGTACTCAGGGTTGTCCGGCTCTTTATATGTGATGATTTTGGCGGCCTGAGGAAGGGGTCAGTGGAGAGGGGAGAGCTGGGCGATGACCCAGTCCTCCCAGTACCCTGGGCCACCTCCCCAGTGCATCTCCGCTTAGCCCAAGGTCGGAGTGGATGGACTCCATGTCACCTGTGAGGCACTGCCTGCTCCAAAGCAGGGGAGCCAATGGGATGACTCCTCAAGTCCTGTCAGTCTGTGGGATGGGAACACCCTCCCACCTCAAGcccatttgttcatcttttcagcCTCCTAGCTCTGAAGTTGCCTAGACCTTTTTACACCCCGCACCCTTCCTGGCCTCCCTCACCAAAGTTCCTGAGCAGTCAAGAACCTTTTTTCTAGAGCCCTTCAGACCCCGAGGAACCCAGTGCCCAGAAACTatgtgccaccagcacagagtcccacagcCGGGCTTGCAGCCTGGACCCTCACCCGAAAGGCCTGCTGGGCACTGGCATCCTGCCCATCGCCTCTCTCCCAGGGCCTGTGGGGAGCAAGACCGTGTGCACCTTGCAGGCTTTGTCCAAAGAGGTCCAGGTGGAAAAACACATAGTCCTCCCCACTCAGGCCAGCTTCCAGGGCCAAAAGCATCAGAGTTCTGAAGGCATCTGGGGAGCTGCATACGTAGATaactggggaggaagggggcggtcagagagagacagagagactggaGCCTAGATCCCGACAGAGCGCAGAGGGGGAACTCTGGCCAGGGAATTTGTGGACTCCGGACTGCCAGGGCCTCAGCGGCTGCTGGCTGCCGAGAGAAAGGTGAAGAGGGCTGGGAGGAGTCAGTGGGCAGGGTTGGAGGAAGGAGCAAAGATAGGGAGAGCCGCAACAGTGGAGCCAAACGTGGGGAAGGTGGGGtcagcaagggagggagggggaggctggcCAGCAGAGAGGGGACTGGGGGTGGAGAGGGCGTGTGGGACGGGAGAGGCTGCTGGAGGAAACcagaagtggaggaggggagcagggatggGCACCAAGCCGGGGGACCTACTGGGTgttctccccccaaccccatccctcCCAGGGATGGGCACCAAGCCAGGGTACCTACTGGGCGtcccccgcccgcccctcccGCGACTCCGGAGGCAGCGGTGGGAagcaggtgggggggtggggagtcgGCGAGCGCAGAGCCGCGGAGAGAGCCGGGCCGTGCAGCCTCGGGAGGAAGAGCCGCCCCCTCACCTCGGCCTTGGCGCCTCACGGTCCGCAGCAGCAGGGAGTAGTGCTGGGGGTCGCCCTCGGCGAACTCCAGGTGGTCCACCGTGACGTTGAGGCGGTGGCGCAGGCGCACGTACAGGCCTTCCACCACGAAGAAGCAGGGCTGGTCGTCGCCGGGCCGGTACGCGTAGAGCACGAGCGCCTGGCGCTCCCAGCCCAGCCGTCGGTGCAGCGCCGCCACCAGGTCCCCCAGCTTGGCGTGGCTGGGCCCCGCGCGGGTGGTCAGCGCGTACTCGTCCT is part of the Felis catus isolate Fca126 chromosome F1, F.catus_Fca126_mat1.0, whole genome shotgun sequence genome and encodes:
- the NPR1 gene encoding atrial natriuretic peptide receptor 1 isoform X1; translation: MLRPRRPGRPAGARLLPLPPLLLLLPLLLPGGHAGNLTVAVVLPLANTSYPWSWARVGPAVELALARVRARPDWLPGWTVRTVLGSSENARGVCSDTAAPLAAVDLKWEHSPAVFLGPGCVYAAAPVGRFTAHWRVPLLTAGAPALGFGAKDEYALTTRAGPSHAKLGDLVAALHRRLGWERQALVLYAYRPGDDQPCFFVVEGLYVRLRHRLNVTVDHLEFAEGDPQHYSLLLRTVRRQGRVIYVCSSPDAFRTLMLLALEAGLSGEDYVFFHLDLFGQSLQGAHGLAPHRPWERGDGQDASAQQAFRAAKIITYKEPDNPEYLQFLQQLKHLAQEKFNFTLEDGLMNTIPASFHDGLLLYIQAVTETLAHGGTFTDGEAVTQRMWNRSFQGVTGYWKMDSNGDRETDFSLWDMHPETGTFRQRQAPVVATQLIKFSQEQEGIEATSAEEQITRGRLPGGGVVLNYNGTSRELVAVPGHELSWPLGHPPPDIPKCGFDNEDPACNQDHFSTLEVLAVVGSLSLLSILTVSFFIYRKMQLERDLASELWRVRWEDVQPSSLDRHLRSAGSRLTLSARGSNYGSLLTTEGQFQVFAKTAYYKGNLVAVKRVNRKRIELTRKVLFELKHMRDVQNEHLTRFVGACTDPPNICILTEYCPRGSLQDILENESITLDWMFRYSLTNDIVKGMLFLHNGAICSHGNLKSSNCVVDGRFVLKITDFGLESFRDPEPEQGHTLYAKKLWTAPELLRMASPPARGSQAGDVYSFGIILQEIALRSGVFHVEGLDLSPKEIVERVTRGEQPPFRPSLALQSHLEELGQLMQRCWAEEPQERPPFQQIRLMLRKFNREHSSNILDNLLSRMEQYANNLEELVEDRTQAYLEEKRKAEALLYQILPHSVAEQLKRGETVQAEAFDSVTIYFSDIVGFTALSAESTPMQVVTLLNDLYTCFDAVIDNFDVYKVETIGDAYMVVSGLPVRNGLLHAREVARMALALLDAVRSFRIRHRPQEELRLRIGVHTGPVCAGVVGLKMPRYCLFGDTVNTASRMESNGEALKIHLSSETKAVLEEFGGFELELRGDVEMKGKGKVRTYWLLGERGGSTRG
- the NPR1 gene encoding atrial natriuretic peptide receptor 1 isoform X2 — protein: MLRPRRPGRPAGARLLPLPPLLLLLPLLLPGGHAGNLTVAVVLPLANTSYPWSWARVGPAVELALARVRARPDWLPGWTVRTVLGSSENARGVCSDTAAPLAAVDLKWEHSPAVFLGPGCVYAAAPVGRFTAHWRVPLLTAGAPALGFGAKDEYALTTRAGPSHAKLGDLVAALHRRLGWERQALVLYAYRPGDDQPCFFVVEGLYVRLRHRLNVTVDHLEFAEGDPQHYSLLLRTVRRQGRVIYVCSSPDAFRTLMLLALEAGLSGEDYVFFHLDLFGQSLQGAHGLAPHRPWERGDGQDASAQQAFRAAKIITYKEPDNPEYLQFLQQLKHLAQEKFNFTLEDGLMNTIPASFHDGLLLYIQAVTETLAHGGTFTDGEAVTQRMWNRSFQGVTGYWKMDSNGDRETDFSLWDMHPETGTFRVVLNYNGTSRELVAVPGHELSWPLGHPPPDIPKCGFDNEDPACNQDHFSTLEVLAVVGSLSLLSILTVSFFIYRKMQLERDLASELWRVRWEDVQPSSLDRHLRSAGSRLTLSARGSNYGSLLTTEGQFQVFAKTAYYKGNLVAVKRVNRKRIELTRKVLFELKHMRDVQNEHLTRFVGACTDPPNICILTEYCPRGSLQQDILENESITLDWMFRYSLTNDIVKGMLFLHNGAICSHGNLKSSNCVVDGRFVLKITDFGLESFRDPEPEQGHTLYAKKLWTAPELLRMASPPARGSQAGDVYSFGIILQEIALRSGVFHVEGLDLSPKEIVERVTRGEQPPFRPSLALQSHLEELGQLMQRCWAEEPQERPPFQQIRLMLRKFNREHSSNILDNLLSRMEQYANNLEELVEDRTQAYLEEKRKAEALLYQILPHSVAEQLKRGETVQAEAFDSVTIYFSDIVGFTALSAESTPMQVVTLLNDLYTCFDAVIDNFDVYKVETIGDAYMVVSGLPVRNGLLHAREVARMALALLDAVRSFRIRHRPQEELRLRIGVHTGPVCAGVVGLKMPRYCLFGDTVNTASRMESNGEALKIHLSSETKAVLEEFGGFELELRGDVEMKGKGKVRTYWLLGERGGSTRG
- the NPR1 gene encoding atrial natriuretic peptide receptor 1 isoform X3; the encoded protein is MLRPRRPGRPAGARLLPLPPLLLLLPLLLPGGHAGNLTVAVVLPLANTSYPWSWARVGPAVELALARVRARPDWLPGWTVRTVLGSSENARGVCSDTAAPLAAVDLKWEHSPAVFLGPGCVYAAAPVGRFTAHWRVPLLTAGAPALGFGAKDEYALTTRAGPSHAKLGDLVAALHRRLGWERQALVLYAYRPGDDQPCFFVVEGLYVRLRHRLNVTVDHLEFAEGDPQHYSLLLRTVRRQGRVIYVCSSPDAFRTLMLLALEAGLSGEDYVFFHLDLFGQSLQGAHGLAPHRPWERGDGQDASAQQAFRAAKIITYKEPDNPEYLQFLQQLKHLAQEKFNFTLEDGLMNTIPASFHDGLLLYIQAVTETLAHGGTFTDGEAVTQRMWNRSFQGVTGYWKMDSNGDRETDFSLWDMHPETGTFRVVLNYNGTSRELVAVPGHELSWPLGHPPPDIPKCGFDNEDPACNQDHFSTLEVLAVVGSLSLLSILTVSFFIYRKMQLERDLASELWRVRWEDVQPSSLDRHLRSAGSRLTLSARGSNYGSLLTTEGQFQVFAKTAYYKGNLVAVKRVNRKRIELTRKVLFELKHMRDVQNEHLTRFVGACTDPPNICILTEYCPRGSLQDILENESITLDWMFRYSLTNDIVKGMLFLHNGAICSHGNLKSSNCVVDGRFVLKITDFGLESFRDPEPEQGHTLYAKKLWTAPELLRMASPPARGSQAGDVYSFGIILQEIALRSGVFHVEGLDLSPKEIVERVTRGEQPPFRPSLALQSHLEELGQLMQRCWAEEPQERPPFQQIRLMLRKFNREHSSNILDNLLSRMEQYANNLEELVEDRTQAYLEEKRKAEALLYQILPHSVAEQLKRGETVQAEAFDSVTIYFSDIVGFTALSAESTPMQVVTLLNDLYTCFDAVIDNFDVYKVETIGDAYMVVSGLPVRNGLLHAREVARMALALLDAVRSFRIRHRPQEELRLRIGVHTGPVCAGVVGLKMPRYCLFGDTVNTASRMESNGEALKIHLSSETKAVLEEFGGFELELRGDVEMKGKGKVRTYWLLGERGGSTRG
- the NPR1 gene encoding atrial natriuretic peptide receptor 1 isoform X4; protein product: MLRPRRPGRPAGARLLPLPPLLLLLPLLLPGGHAGNLTVAVVLPLANTSYPWSWARVGPAVELALARVRARPDWLPGWTVRTVLGSSENARGVCSDTAAPLAAVDLKWEHSPAVFLGPGCVYAAAPVGRFTAHWRVPLLTAGAPALGFGAKDEYALTTRAGPSHAKLGDLVAALHRRLGWERQALVLYAYRPGDDQPCFFVVEGLYVRLRHRLNVTVDHLEFAEGDPQHYSLLLRTVRRQGRVIYVCSSPDAFRTLMLLALEAGLSGEDYVFFHLDLFGQSLQGAHGLAPHRPWERGDGQDASAQQAFRAAKIITYKEPDNPEYLQFLQQLKHLAQEKFNFTLEDGLMNTIPASFHDGLLLYIQAVTETLAHGGTFTDGEAVTQRMWNRSFQGVTGYWKMDSNGDRETDFSLWDMHPETGTFRQRQAPVVATQLIKFSQEQEGIEATSAEEQITRGRLPGGGVVLNYNGTSRELVAVPGHELSWPLGHPPPDIPKCGFDNEDPACNQDHFSTLEVLAVVGSLSLLSILTVSFFIYRKMQLERDLASELWRVRWEDVQPSSLDRHLRSAGSRLTLSARGSNYGSLLTTEGQFQVFAKTAYYKGNLVAVKRVNRKRIELTRKVLFELKHMRDVQNEHLTRFVGACTDPPNICILTEYCPRGSLQQDILENESITLDWMFRYSLTNDIVKGMLFLHNGAICSHGNLKSSNCVVDGRFVLKITDFGLESFRDPEPEQGHTLYAKKLWTAPELLRMASPPARGSQAGDVYSFGIILQEIALRSGVFHVEGLDLSPKEIVERVTRGEQPPFRPSLALQSHLEELGQLMQRCWAEEPQERPPFQQIRLMLRKFNREHSSNILDNLLSRMEQYANNLEELVEDRTQAYLEEKRKAEALLYQILPHSVAEQLKRGETVQAEAFDSVTIYFSDIVGFTALSAESTPMQVVTLLNDLYTCFDAVIDNFDVYKVETIGDAYMVVSGLPVRNGLLHAREVARMALALLDAVRSFRIRHRPQEELRLRIGVHTGPVCAGVVGLKMPRYCLFGDTVNTASRMESNGEALKIHLSSETKAVLEEFGGFELELRGDVEMKGKGKVRTYWLLGERGGSTRG